ACGCTCAACTCATCAGCCAAAAAGGCTCGACTAACTGATCTCCTCACGTCCTCGCACAATATGGATAGAAGATCTCAACACATCACAACCTGAAAAATTAAGGAATAAAAATCTAAATCTTCTCTGATTGTGATACCCGGCTTTCGCCCTTCTCCTCGTCCATAGGCTCATCGATGGTCTTGCCCTCCGAGTCGCTCTGCTCGACACCGGCAACAACACCGTCAAAGTTGCGGCCACGTCGCTCGGGTCCAACCATGACAGTCACAAAGATACCAGTAGCGATGATGGCCGTGGCAATGCCCATGGTAGGACCGTAGGCCTCAGCCTTCGTACCGCCGGCGACAGTCACAAAGGTCTTCTCCGAGATGGCGTTGACGATCTGggccgagggcgaggaaATCATGTTACCGAGCTGATAGGTGACACCAGGGAAGGACGAACGGAAAGCAGGGGGCGACAGCtcgttgagatggatgggaaTCACGCCCCAAGCACCCTGGACGAAGAACTGCATGAAGAAGCCGGTGGCACTGAGAGCGCGCTCGCCTTCGGGGAGGATCCAGGCGGGGATCAGGATGGCGGACATGAGAGCAGCGAACATCATGGTGCGACGACGGCCTACGAACTGGCTGACGTATCCGATGATGGTGCCTCCGACGACGGCGCCGGCCTTCATCAGGATCGAGGCACGAGAAGCACCGGCGTtgtccagcatcttctgctcGAGCATGAAGGTGGTGTACGAGTCCTGCGACGTGTGCGAATAATAGTTGAACCACGTCATGAGGATGATGCAGTAGACGCACATCTTCCactccttggccagcatcGTTCGGGTCTCGCGCCAAAATGCTccgggagaagaagccttcTTGCCGGCCTTTTTGGCATCGAGGAACTGCTGAGACTCGGGGAAGGGAATGCGGAGCAGGCCGACACCAATGGACAATCCAGCTGTGATGAGCGTTAGACAGGATTCATGATAAACTTTGCGCTGAGAGCTACTTGAAATTATATTTTCAGGTCAACGTACCTCCAATCCAAAAGACAGTCTTCCACGAATCGGTGGCGCCCCCAACGCCAAGGTTGGCGCACGCAGCCAAGACATAGCCCATGGAGTAGCCTTGCTGCAAGATGCCTGACATCAAGCCACGCGCGTTGGATCTGGAGAGCCAAGAGATGTTAGTGTCGTGAAGCTAGAAGTAAAGATGGTGGCTTCGATTTtcaaagaaataaaaagaagataCCAGAGTAGAGAAAGGGGATAGAGTAGAAAGGAAATCGAGCGAAGAGAAACTATAACACTTACGGGCACTGCTCCAGAGCCATGGCAATGGCATTGCCGTAAACACCGCCCATAAACAGGCCGAACAAGCTTCGCACCGCTAGAAATTCCTGAAACGTCTTGCTGTAGATGGTGGCAATCTGAAGGGCTCCCAGTACCAGCATGTTGAAGACCATGGGCCACTTGCGTCCCCATTTATCACCTGCTAGACCGAAGATGGCGGCGCCGACGGAGCGAAGCAGCAATGTGAGCGTGATGGCTGTCGTGATGTTCGTCTTGGAGGTGTTGTAGTACTTGGAGAGCTTCACTGTCTGAATCGAGAGCGCGTGGAAGTCGAAGGCGTCGGCCGTCCAGGCGAGCCAtccgacgatgaagaagatccagTCCTTGAGCGACAGCTGGGCGAACAGGCTGATGGGGTTCTTGAAGCGGTCGGGCTCTTGCCACTCGCAACGTGTCTCGCCGTAGCCGTTGGTGACGACGACGCGCTGCTTCCAGACGAAGAGGTCCTTCCACGACTGCTTGGCCGTGGCGAAGACGCCCTTGGCCAAGTCGTCGGCAGGCTCATTCTGCCTCGTAGTGCTGTTATCTGCCATGGTCCCGGGGATACTACACGTATGAGGTGACTTGTATGTAGTATGTCAAGAGAGGGGATAGGGAGAGTATAAGATGAGAGGCGCTGGGCCTTGTTGGCGTCGTACAGGCTCTTATACTTGTACGTGGCACGAGAACCAACAGAAGGCTTTGGCCATGGGCGAGAATGTGATCAGTGCGATAACCTTATTTATATACCAGATGAACGCAATGGCCCAGCTGGGGAAAAGACGAAAGGGTCATGCATGTCTTACGACATTTTCCGACGCCGACATGGGGCCATGAACAATACCGCAGACGCACGACGCTGAAAGATCGTCCCCTCCCAGATCTGGATCCCGGCTGTATTTACTCGTACGCCTCGTTTTTTCTTGCT
This genomic stretch from Trichoderma breve strain T069 chromosome 1, whole genome shotgun sequence harbors:
- a CDS encoding sugar transporter domain-containing protein → MADNSTTRQNEPADDLAKGVFATAKQSWKDLFVWKQRVVVTNGYGETRCEWQEPDRFKNPISLFAQLSLKDWIFFIVGWLAWTADAFDFHALSIQTVKLSKYYNTSKTNITTAITLTLLLRSVGAAIFGLAGDKWGRKWPMVFNMLVLGALQIATIYSKTFQEFLAVRSLFGLFMGGVYGNAIAMALEQCPSNARGLMSGILQQGYSMGYVLAACANLGVGGATDSWKTVFWIGAGLSIGVGLLRIPFPESQQFLDAKKAGKKASSPGAFWRETRTMLAKEWKMCVYCIILMTWFNYYSHTSQDSYTTFMLEQKMLDNAGASRASILMKAGAVVGGTIIGYVSQFVGRRRTMMFAALMSAILIPAWILPEGERALSATGFFMQFFVQGAWGVIPIHLNELSPPAFRSSFPGVTYQLGNMISSPSAQIVNAISEKTFVTVAGGTKAEAYGPTMGIATAIIATGIFVTVMVGPERRGRNFDGVVAGVEQSDSEGKTIDEPMDEEKGESRVSQSEKI